From the genome of Pleuronectes platessa chromosome 19, fPlePla1.1, whole genome shotgun sequence:
GGATTAGTTCCTCCTTGTAATTTTCACATAGGATATGTAAGACCTTGCACCTGACAttgcaaaatgtaaatgtatagaTAAAGGCATTACACGTCCAGTAACTACTGCAGCTCTATTGAAAAGTTAATAATCAATGGCCATTTTCTCCCTTAGGAATGTATCTGCTTCTGAATTTGGATCATTTATTAAGTCAAACCTCTAAAAATCAACCCTATTTGAAGCCAATACAACTAATTCTGCTTCACTTTCTTCCAACAGTTACACAACTGAGCATCTAAGCAACGTCACTATATTATAAACTAttctctttaaaaataaaatgttgtttgatCGCAGTGACTGCTTTTCCAAATCAAAGCTGTTCTTTACCAACTTGTAAGTAAATACATTTCCCACGCACACACTAAGGCCCTCATTAAAACTGCCCACAGTGAACCGTTAGTGCACGTCTACAGCAGTGTGCACAGCATTACCAAAGCATAAAACCCTTAAATACATCGACGTTTTTTTTGCAATAAcactgaaataaatgaatattacATAAGGCGACACCTCACCTCACGTAATCTGTGACTTGCTGGATCCGGGAGGTCTTTGTTTTCACcagctgcaacaacaacagagaagtCTCATCTTACAGCCCTGATGTCCGTCTCAACAGGCCTAGTGAGTACTTGAAGACTTTCCCACCACACTTACCATCAGAATTTCACTTGCATCCTGGATTTCGCCTTTCCAGTAGTACCTGAAgacgcagagaggaggagacgttgTGTAAATGATCGTGTGTGTACGAGGTTCAGAGCCTTTACATTTTGCAAAAACTGTAGTTTATGAAAGAGCACAACAGTCACAGCTTGTTGTCATATCGCCAACCTGCTCCTCTTGAGGCTTTTATGACATTAActgcctctttttcttttttatttgtggacAGTGAAAGACAAAAACGCCACAAACTGAGAGTCCATAATAATGCTGCATGACAAATGTGATGATAAATATTGAAACACACTCCTCATCAATATACACCAAGCATAGCCTAAGTTAATCTGAAGCAGTACATGGATTTCATTTGTCTTAAGTGAGAATCTTAAAGACAAATATCCATTAATAGATGATTAGATGTCTCCTGACGATGATTAGGTCATGCAGCGGAGGACTGAAAAAGAGGAGTAAAGAGACTCAGCTagactttctctctcccttctgccttttgtttttttggtgaTAATTCTTTTGAAAAATAAGAAAGCGAATAAATAATTTGCTAACCTACTTCAGTGGAGGTTTCTGATATCTGCACTTAACTTGAGTATTTATTGTTCTGACATTTCAACACAAATATAGATACTCTCGATTCCTTACATTTCTAAAAACAGGGTCGTTACTTTCATATTACCTAACCtttaaacatgtcttcaccttaaaatgtatGATTTCTGTTTTGGGACTTGGTGGTTGTCCaaataaggaagacaagtccagATAATGGTATTGTAAATGGATTTGAGATATGAGAaatacctcacacacacatacacacacacacacacctccaaaAAGAACTTCCACCTTAAACTAATCCAACAAAATCTtctatatttttgtttaaaccTCTGTTTGGGTTTCAGGTTTAGTGTTTGTACCTTTTCTGTTCAGTCACCTTGTCACCTCTACTCCACCTGAGTTTTTATTACCTTGTCCCTTTTTATGGTTATACATTAACAGGAAAGCAACGCCGTGCATATAAACACACTATCATTGGTTGGGAAGCCAAACTGCCACACATTTTCCAGtgactgttaaaaaaaagtcatcGGACGCAGCCCATTCAACCTCCTGGTTTCCCCGGCCACCAGCAATGCAATCTAGAACATTTGGTGTGGATTGCATACACGTATCAGTGTCTACATTATAACCAAGGCATCATCTATACAACtacgtttttgtttgaaaactaaACTGATCTCAGTCCATACAAGTGCTTTTGGTCCGTATGATTTTCAGTCTCCGTCCACACTCACACGTCTGAAAAGGCACATCATGAGACCATGCACATAAAATGGGCATGAGTGTCCCTCTGGAGACAGCAATTGTCACAGACTGCTGGTATAACAGCTACACATGTACTTATGTAAACACGTGTATCGTTATAAAATGGAGAATTTTATTGCACAGCaactgttagcaaagacaacggGGTCAGCAACGCTTGCAATcgattatccatgttgcgttCTACATTGGTAGCCGAGGTTAATGcctgttgttttccagctgaaggggggtcatgtgacaggagcctgacgaataAGGGAAGGCTACCTTGTATcagaaaagacccaatcagggTATGAGTTTGTTTGCATCATCGTTTTCAAAACATCTCAGTGTCTTCCTGTTCAGACTAAAATGCTGCCCCTAGAGTTGCCTAAAAGAATTTCAACAGCGTTTCCAAACATTTCAATTTTAGTGGCTCTGAAACTCCGGAGTCGTGTGGACGTTGGGTGTATCTGTGGCAGAGTCAATGTGTTTTCAAACCAAAAAGCagcagtatggatgtagcctgagcTCGTTGGGCTTGGTAGAAAGTTGTGTCAAGGTGGGGGTCAGATATGATTTACATTGTGGAGGTCCTGTAGAGAATGTTAACACTGGCTGCCAGCCGCCTCTCCATGATCGCTCTggaaaaagaagacaaaacaaCAGTGAGCAAGGATTGAAAcaagggaggggtgggggggggcacaccAGCTGTTTATCAATTGCATCATGAAACAGAGCCTTTTCTTTATGGTGCTCTTCAAGTGAGCCGCAGGAAAAACACTCGAATGCAGTAAATTCTCGACGGAAAACCGAGAAGACAGTAAACTTTTGCTTTCCGCCGCAGCTCAGCTAATATCGTAGTTTATCACCAGCTCCCCAATCTTCCCTCCTCACACCAGGGGCTCGTGGAAGACGAAGTGATTTACTTCTCCGGCGTCTGCTCTGTGGCTACTCTCTCGTCTTGACATGTGGTAAATTGATTGAGCTCATTTAcatgcagcaaaaaaaacaacagggaGATGAGAGTGCAAACGCAGCGCTCCACCAGTTGTGGGGTTGACAAGATTGTGTCTCTCCCCTCTATAAAGAAAAGTCACCAACGCCTCACTGACTTCGAGTGTTATGCTCACTTCGCATAAAATTGCAAATTGCAATTCAGACACCGAAGAGACACAATTTAATCAGCATCCAGATTTGAGGAAAATTCCAGAATGTATTGACTTTTTTTGCAGAGATGGATGAGATGATACTATTTATATCTGTGAGGTAAATATGAAGCTAGTATAAACTGTATATGCAgttaagatggacgacgtgactgCTCtccgaaagtgaagccaatgcttcttgatcaccacctggtggttggctgcagtatagggcATAAACCTGCAACCTCAACTTTAGTGGATGGGATATGATtatcatttctttttaatatgttATGCAAGTCTTGGACTATTTGATTTCACGTTCAGATTTGTAAAAAGGAAAGTAAATATTCAATTTGTGGTGTGTATCCAAACAAAGTTGCGGATATTTttgttatcactttctttatggTTATCTTTACATTGTGACCGTTTTCACAACGTTCTGATGAGCATAACTCCTGCATCTTGATGATAAAAATCTGGAATGTTtaaggaactgatatttatgagtgtctGATAAACTGTGTGGCAagattgaattcaaggggactgtttggtGAAGCTATGCTCTCGAATAGCTGCCATTCAGTTTTAAAGACTGTGACAAGTAACCTGAAATAACTGCGGTGACCACCAGCACTTTACCTGCCGATGTCTTTGGCTGCCTGTTCGTTGGGGCTGTTGAGGAGCAGCACCGAGTGGTGGCCTGGCACGTAGCTCCCTGTAAGGGCTGAGTGAAGCCGGACGCCAATGGACCACAACCCAGGAaacagggacacagacaggaccagcagctggaggagacgcTGACATGTCAACAACAGACTCAAAGAGGAAGCTGACGATTGGGTCTGTCCATAAATGATGTGAACATGTGGTTGTCACATACGTCTGCACGAGGGGGGAAGTGCAATTTAATTATCTCCGACCCTCTGAGAGGTTTGCCATGTTTGGATTGGATTCACTATTTATCCCTTTATTATTTGGCGCTGTCCTACACAGAAAAATGATTACAGCTGGGCCTTGGCTCGACCTGGACGCATCAAGCAAATTATAATCTGCCCTACTTCTTTGTACAGCATTGCAGCCAGACATGGAcacatgcaacacaaacatgctaaaggacacaaatacaaatttatcACAATATAAATTTTACACGGCAGCCATTTTCACATGAAATAGAAAGCAAACAGAGGTGTTAATACTAATCACATGAATTATCGCGATAGAGCGAAACCGAAATGAATGTGATGagtattaaagggatagttcccccccaaaatgaaaatcaggGATAGACAGTGCTGAAgtcaaatacaattgaagtaacggGTGACCACGTCCTTAAACTTGTGTGGTGCATGCGCGCCAACATGAACCTTGCTCCACAGGAGGATGACAGCGGaaatttaggctaaaaacagcCTTTTCGAGTAAAATTTGAAATTTGgggcttatggacacttggaGGACAACTCAGTAGCagcatggaggcattttatatttttactcttgaagaagtggtcactaGTTACTTAAATTTTATTGAATTTGGCtgcatttacccctgaaactccagaaagGATTTTTGTGAACTCGAACACTTCACCCCATCCTCAATCGgaagtgaattttcatttttcggtgaactatcacTTTAAAGAATGTGGTTAGTATTAAAGCCTGTGTTTAACTACTGTTTCATGTAAAAACGGCTGCAGTGAAAAGGTTTATAGTATTTCCAATTTCTTCTCATGATGGGTTACTTTGCTCATAAAAAAGCTTTTCATGTCTGAGATGATCACTCTGTAGGCCATAAAAATAATCTCTTACCATTAATGACATGAAGAGCACCGAGCGGAGggcagagtgggagagggccTCTTTGTGGCACCACTGGAGGAGCATCCTGGTGGTGGCAGCGAATGTCATCCCCTCagtccagctgctgcagacacaaGGCGGGTCACACTGTGCACAAGTTCATTCATTACCAGTCCCTGTCCCTGTATAACTGGTGTGCTGTCATTTCTAAACCCAGTTCCATGCCCCGCTCAAACAGCTGCGGTGTGGGAAGTCATTGCTTTTAAACAAGAGGTGTGTTGACAGGTGGCTCTGGAGGTCAAGGACAGTGATTAATGTCTGCGCCGTTCAATTGGCTGCTCACTCGTCCTGACACAACAGTGGACCAATCAAATTGCTCGCTCACCGTTCCGCTGCCCCTGCCTCCTGCCCGGGGTCATAATCGGCTTTGGTGGTTTTAACTGTGTGTGAACACAACTCactaagagagagagtgtgtgtgtgtgtgtgagagagagggagggagggagggagggagatagggagagaaagagagaaaggttgTGAGTGTGcgagagattgtgtgtgtgtacatgtgttagagagaaagagagagtgtatttaagtgagagagagagagagagagacatacacagacagagagagaacgagtgtgtgtgtgagagagatagataaagagagggagggagggggagaaggagagagtgtgtttgtatatgcctgcgtgagagtgagacagtgagagagacagagagaaaaaagataaaagagatattgtgcgtgtgtgtgtgtgtgcgtgtttggtTAATGCGAAGCTCCACTGTTTTGGAAGGATTCGCTTCAGTGTTGGAACTTTGAActacatttactttgttttacTCCTGTGTCAGTGGTAATCTAAATGGTCACAAGATAAGTTGCATGGTTTGCAAAGTTGTTTTCTCTCGAAAAACACATTGTAGACTGAagaatggttttattgttacacCGCCTGCACGAGAGTGTGTTGATGCCTGAGCTGAGCCTGTCAATAATTGTCGGGGAACGCCACAAAATAATTTGAAAGGCCGGCTGGGTTCGGTCATGTTGGCTAAGCTATCTATTTGATTTTTCCCACTGCTCTTGCTTGTATTCAAGAAAACCATCAGATGTGGGTTGGATGTGGACACAAATACAGAATGACtcagttagttttttttaataaatatatgatTGCTGTTGGTGTAAGAAGTTTAAAACTTTAATAGTAGTTTCATGATTTcggtgtagatgtcatcaggccgggactcttgtcttacatgtctagtttggactcaatcgGACCATgcatgtctgagatacagaaatTTGAAATTAATGAAATTTATTCTCAatatgaagttgatctgatgaaagcccttgGACAAATTCGTCAAGGTAAAATTGTTGAAAATGGCCActgaatccaaaatggcgggcttcctgttgtgtttttcacgaTAAACCTGTAAACTTTTTTGTGcgtctagtcatgatacacacaTATcccgatttttgtgaagatcggtaaAAGCTAACTGAGGGCCTTTTCCAtagatggcgctgttgagccattttgccaagcCCATTTCAGATTACTCCAGAATTCAAATGCGTTTCAGAGTTTTGAATCTGCTCACTAACCACGCATTACGGTCCAGGCCATCAAGTTAGACCCTGTAGTGAAGGTGttatctaaatcaaatttagTTTCAAAACGAGGCTTGCGtccttttggcagtaggtggcgctatccctttCACTATatacagactaatagatctgttcaggacagaaacaatcttttctCTGTTCAGATCATACAAATATTTCACCTTGACATCTAAGACATCAAAGGAATCTAACACCACTGACTCTATAatattaaagcaaactgacaacaaataaCTATTTGCTTAATGAATCCTTTGAAGTGTTCTTTTATATAGACTGTAAGGTTCCTCTATTTGCTtagtgtttctgtatttgctgtgaatttctatatttgctgtgggtttgtctatttgctgagcatttctgtatttactgtgaatttctatatttgctgggcgtttctgtatttgttgtGGATATctatatttgctgagcgtttctgtgtttgctgcgggattatatatttgc
Proteins encoded in this window:
- the zgc:63972 gene encoding protein CutA homolog; the protein is MTFAATTRMLLQWCHKEALSHSALRSVLFMSLMLLVLSVSLFPGLWSIGVRLHSALTGSYVPGHHSVLLLNSPNEQAAKDIGRAIMERRLAASVNILYRTSTMYYWKGEIQDASEILMLVKTKTSRIQQVTDYVRSVHPYANPEVLSFPVEDGSLAYMKWMDEAIPDD